The Salegentibacter mishustinae genomic interval TAAAAGCTGTTAATTCCTGTTCTTCATCTTCTAAAATACTGGTTAAACCAGCTTTTTCAACGGCAGCTAGAAAGGAAGAATATCCCCTGTCTTCACTACGTTCTTTAAGGTTAAGCGTAGCTCCTAAAATTTGTTGAAACACATCTTCTGGCAATAGCACCTTATCTACACCGTGTACAACGCCATTTATTCCCTGGATATCGGTCGTGGTAAAATTGGTGTTAGTGTAACTAGCATCAGATATCACTGCATCCGCACTAATTGTTAGAATTTCTCCTTGAAGGGTTGTTTGCTCGGTTTCGGCGATGACCTCTGATAATGTATTAGCTCCTGAAACCACATGATGTTCTAAAACCTCCTGCAGGAGGTCAGCAGGGATATCGCTAAGGTTTTCCCATCCAAAAGCTCCGTTCAGTTGCATCATGAAATTCTCAAAAGCTGTATTTGTAGGGGCAAAGACTGTAAATGGATAAAGTTCATTATCAATAGCTGTGGTTGATAAAGCTTCATCAAGGCCAGCTAGTTCAATAGCTTCCGAAAGCATTGAGAAATTAGGGTTCGCCTGGGTATGATCATAAACAGTGGGGGGTAGAAGAACACCATCTATTTGATGTAAAACACCATTCGTAGACCCTATATCTGAGGAGTTTGCTATTAGCGAAGCAGTTCCATTAAGAGATATACCACCCTCTGTATTTAAAAATAAACTTAGATTGTTCTCTTCCGGTCCTATAGCCATTGTTGCAGTATAGCCTGTTGATAAGGTGGAAGAGAAATCGGCAGTAGTAGTACTTAAAATATGATTTAGTAAAATATTTTCTAATTCGGTTTCACTTAATCCTGAGATATCAACCTCATCAAAAGCACTGTTATTAGGAGCAAATACTGTGTAGGTCGTCGTACTCCTAAGTGTGGAGTCCAGTCCAGAACTTTCTAAAGCTCCGTAAAGGCTTGAGAGGTTCTGTGTCTCACTTATAATTTCACTTAAATTTCTTGGATCATCACCGAGTTGCGGGTATATCTCATCGTCCTTATCGCAGGAAGCCAACCCTGCAACAACAGCTAGAATAACCAGGTAGTATTTTTTTATCATTTCTATGTGTTTTAAATTCAAAAGCATTAATAGGCTTTACAGAGATTTAATTTCAGTAAAGCCCATTTTTTAAAGGCTACAGGAAGCCAAAGTCATCTATATAGAAAATATACTGAGCTTTACCAGTGCCTGAAGATTCCTGAAAGTCTATGCGATTAATTACCGCAGGTGCTCCTCCATTAGGGAAGAATTCCGAAAGCGGAATAACGTATTTAGTCCATTCTCCGGGAATTAGTTCTACTGTAACCTGTCCTGCAAAATCGTTGATTGCAATATTAACTGAGTCTCCGGGGTCTCCTGTTCCGTACAAGGAAACTGTGATAGATTCGTATTCATCAAAGGCTATGCTAGGCGATAGGAATGTTAATCCGGCCCACGCTTCTCTAACACTTTTTATAGAATACTGTCCGAGAGCTTGTTCTTCGGATTGAAGTTCAAAAGTACCTCCCCATTGGCTCATTTCCCAATCTGGATTTAGATCGTCTATGTAAATTGAATAATTAAACCCATAAGAATCTGATTGTGCGGAAGCCCCCCTTGAAGTTTCTATGTTAATAAATGCCTGTTCAATTCCAGATGGAACGGCAACGGTAACTTCGGTTTCAGTTACTGAGAGAATTTCGGCTTCTCTTTCTACAAGGTTACCAGCTTCTTCTGTTCCTGATGTGAAAATAACATTGGAAGTTTCAGAAAAATCGCCACCCAAAAGTGTTACGGTCTTTATACCTTCTTCCGTAGTGCTCTCCGTAAAATCTGTGATTGTCAATAAAGAAAAATCATATTCTGTAGTACCACTAAGGTTTTCTACCATCATAATGTTATCTTGACCAACATAAGGAGCTGTCTCTGGTATTGTAACAAAAGCCAATTCATTTGTGCCCAGGGCCGGATTGAAACCTGCTCGTTCCCCATTAAAATATATGCCTATTATAGAACTTAGGTTTTCACCTCTTATAATATAGGTGTTTTCTAAAGTACCTTGTGTTACTGGAACATCTTCTCTTGCTTCGCTAACACTGGTAATTACAGGCGGCGCATTGTTATTCTCAATATCTGGCGTGTCGAATTCGTCACTACAAGAGGTAACTACTAAAAGTAAGATTAATAGCGTGAAAGAAAGCGAACCGATTTTTATATTTTTTATATACATAATTTAGTCTTTAAAATTATTGTTCGTCATCAAAATCATATGGTACCGGTGCCTCAAGTAAAGCTGGATTATTTTGAGTCTCATTACTTGGGTATGGAAATGTTAAATCTTCCATGTTTGGAGTAAACATTTCAGAAGTTATGGTAGGCGGAGTAGTATCATTATTAAAAGTTCCTCGCTCAGTTTGAGCTAAGAAATCTAGAGCGAAATCTGGTCCCCTTCTAACTACATCATACCAAAACTCAAATTCAAAAGCTAGCTCAATCCTTCTTTCATGAAAGATATCTTCTATCGTAGGGTTTTCTATATTTTCGAGGCCAGCTCTTCTTCTTACTTTATTTAATGATTCTGTTCCTTCGGCTACTGAACCTCCGCCCATCAATGCTGCCTCAGCGTGAATAAGCAAAAGCTCTGCATAACGCATAATATAGGTGTTATTAGGATAACTTTGCATACCACCACCTCCATTAGTCTCTGCGTTTCCTACTACATATTTCTTAATTCCCACATTAGTTCCCTGGTGATTTACATTTTCGGAAACTGTGTATCCACCATTAAGATCAGGATAATAAGAACCTGGATCCATTATGGTTGCATAATAACGTTCGTCTTCTTCCTGATCCTCATAAGCTTCCTGTAAATCTATTGATGGGCCTATTGCTGAGTAACCATCGGAAAAACCAGTAATTCCTGCCTGTGCAAAAAGGGACTGCAATCCGTTTCCTTCTGAATATTGGCCTGAGGTAGACCATTGAAGTGCGAAAATTGATTCTGGATTATTATCATTTGCTGTTAAGAATAAATCATAATAACTTCCCGTTGGATCACCATCCTCTGCATCACCTCCGTATAATTTGAATTCGCCAGAGTTTATTACTTCATTTGCTAACCTATAGGCTTCGGAATAATTTTCTTCATAAAGATAAATTTTGGCTAACATTGCTTTAGCCGAACCACTTGAAACACGGGCATTATTTTCATAATTGGCGCCCCTTGTTTTTTCATCCAAGTTTTCAATGGCGAATTGGTAATCCCTTTTTATAAACTCATATACATCTTCAACAGGATTACGAGGTACTACCGGCTCCAGGACATACTCATTGTTGTCTGCAATAATAGGAACGGAACCAAAGATTCTTACCAAGTAAAAGTATGCCGTGGCTCGTATAAAACGTGCTTCTCCGAGTGCATTATTAACTACATCCTGCGAAACATCTTGACTTACCGCATCCGGCAACGTATTAATTAGAGTATTTGATTGTCCAATTACTGCATATAATGACTCCCACGATTGAGTAAGGGTGCCGTGTTCTCCTGTTATGGCAAAATTGCCAAAATCTGAGTTTCTGGCATCCCAGGTACGACCATTTCCTGAACTTAACTCTCCAATGGCCCAGGCTACATTTGTGATAAAATTAAACCATGGTTTGGAATATAAATGATTTGTAGAATTTGTTACCTGATCCTCTGTATTATAAAAGGTATCTGCACTATACGAATCTTCTGGTGGCCGATCGAGGAATTCTTCACTACAAGCGGTGAATAATATAATTGCGGAAAAAAGTACAGTTAATTTTTTATTTATAAGGTTCTTCATCATCTTCAATTTTATAATTCAACATTTAATCCAAGGGTATATGTCCTTGGCGATGGATAACGCCCGTTGTCTAATCCCTGCAACAAGGCATTTTGATTATAGGCGCCAACTTCGGGATCGTAACCAGAGTAATTTGTAAAGGTGTATAGGTTTTGGACACTACCGTAAATTTTAAGGTTGTTTAGCCCTATTTTTTCTGCGAAATTTGAAGATAAATTGTAGCCCAGGGTTATATTTTGAACCCTTAAATAGGAGCCGTCTTCAATATATCGATCAGAAATATTGATGTTAGGGGTATCATTCCTGGCCAAACGCGGCGCAGAAGCATCTGGGTTATCTATAGACCAATAATCCAAAACAGAAGGAGATTGGTTTACATAGTAGAGGTTTGCGGCGGTTAAAGTCCTATCTACTGCGTTAAAAATATCATTTCCATAAGATCCCTGCAGAAAAACAGAAAGGTCAAAATTGTTATAAGAAAGGCTATTCTGGAAACCAAAAGTGAAATCTGGGTGCGGGTTACCTATAACGGTACGGTCATCATTATCTATTACCCCATCGTTATTGATATCCTTGTACTTTATATCCCCCAACCAGGTGGTCCCAAAAAGGGCATCTTCGAATGGTCTTCCAAATTGTACAGCAGCACCTTCAAAATCTTCAGTAGTCCTAAATAATCCCTCTACCTGGTAGCCGTAAAACATACCTACAGGATCACCAACCCTGGTTAGCGTAATGTTTTGGTTGGAATCGTTAAGGCTTATATCCCCATTTATTGTTAAATCTCCTAGCAATTCGTTTACTTCATTCTTATAATGAGAGAACGTAAGGGTGGAATTCCATTGCAATGCTGCTTCAGGAGCGGTACTGTAGGCAATTGTAAGGTCAAGACCTCTGTTTACCATCTCTCCAAGGTTTACCCATGGAGCTGTAATCGCCCCGGGGGAATTTCCGCCGGTAATAAAATCTGTTACTGCTAGTTGATAAAGAAAGTCACGAGAAACCTTATTATAGACTTCTACAGTAGTATTTAATCTTTGATCAAAAAGGGAGAAATCTAAACCTAAGTTAGTTTGTGTAGAGGATTCCCAAGTAAGCCCCGGATTCTCAAAATTAGCGAATTCAAATCCAGTGCCAAGACCTGTATTAATTGTATTTAACCTAACGCCGTAAGCAAAATTAGGGATAGCCTGGTTTCCTACTTCTCCGTAACCTCCATAAAGACGGATGTTTTGAATGGCATCAAAATCTTGCATGAAATCTTCGTTGGATAATCTCCAAGAAGCTGAAATGGAAGGGAAATATCCCCATCTGTTTCCTTCGGCAAATTTTGAGGAGCCGTCAGCACGTAGGGACGCAGTAACATTGTATTTATTATTAAATGAATAAATAAAGCGCGTGAAATAAGACTCCAAAGCCGAACTTCCGCGGTATTGATCTGTAAAATCGTTAGCATTACCTGTTCCTAAGACCGGCATTTCATTACCTACAAAATTCCCGTCCTGGGCGATAACACCTTCCCATTTAGATTCCTGAACTTCCTGCCCGAACAATGCGGTGATATCATGATTATCTCCAAAGGTATTGTTATAGGTAAGTAGGTTTTTAATGATCCAGAAATCATTATTTTCCCTTCTTACATTTAATTGATTCTCTCCACGATTCAAAGCTCCGTAGGTAAATGTTGGTTGAAACCTATCGCTTATATTATTGCCGAAATCTCCACCAAATTCCGTTCTGAAGGTCAGGTTTTCGTGAAAGGTGAATTCTGCGAAGAGGTTACCAAAAAAGCGGTTTCTAGTAAGGGTGTTATCTATGTTTAATGCTTCTGCTATTGGGTTTCTTATACCGTAGGCGATTTCCTGTTCTGTAACCGGTCCAGCAAACGAACCATCAGGATTATAAACTGCAGTGGCAGGATTGTTTAAAAGGGAAAGCGAAATAATACCATTACTTGCATTATTCAAAGTAATTTGATCGTTCGTGCGGCTACCTGTTAAAGTAATTCCTGTTTTGATCCAGTCGTTTACGGTAGCATTTACATTAGCTCGAACCGTTGTTCTATCAAATGAGGATCCAA includes:
- a CDS encoding RagB/SusD family nutrient uptake outer membrane protein, which encodes MMKNLINKKLTVLFSAIILFTACSEEFLDRPPEDSYSADTFYNTEDQVTNSTNHLYSKPWFNFITNVAWAIGELSSGNGRTWDARNSDFGNFAITGEHGTLTQSWESLYAVIGQSNTLINTLPDAVSQDVSQDVVNNALGEARFIRATAYFYLVRIFGSVPIIADNNEYVLEPVVPRNPVEDVYEFIKRDYQFAIENLDEKTRGANYENNARVSSGSAKAMLAKIYLYEENYSEAYRLANEVINSGEFKLYGGDAEDGDPTGSYYDLFLTANDNNPESIFALQWSTSGQYSEGNGLQSLFAQAGITGFSDGYSAIGPSIDLQEAYEDQEEDERYYATIMDPGSYYPDLNGGYTVSENVNHQGTNVGIKKYVVGNAETNGGGGMQSYPNNTYIMRYAELLLIHAEAALMGGGSVAEGTESLNKVRRRAGLENIENPTIEDIFHERRIELAFEFEFWYDVVRRGPDFALDFLAQTERGTFNNDTTPPTITSEMFTPNMEDLTFPYPSNETQNNPALLEAPVPYDFDDEQ
- a CDS encoding SusC/RagA family TonB-linked outer membrane protein codes for the protein MYKILLKRWSGFIKYPPLFLIFFLGVSFQQIQAQETVSGTVTDENGMPLLGVNVLVKNTSNGTTTDFDGNFEINTGESATLVFSFIGFISKEVEVAGGEQLSVTLSEDSESLDEVLVIGYGSQLKEEISGSVSRIDAEAIKNIPQVGVDQLMQGKAAGVMVTRNSGQPGSAVSVKIRGVNTITGSSEPLYIIDGVPVSGDSRNIATSGRSTADGGIGAGTGATDVSPLASINPNDIESINILKDASATAIYGSRGSNGVVIITTKKGKKGQGRLTYNTYVGVQEPTNKIDVMNLQEYATLQNTIGAIYGLDEQIEFLNPDLLGPGTDWQAEIFDNAFQMNHELSFSGGSENINYFLSASHTDQEGTVIGSSFDRTTVRANVNATVNDWIKTGITLTGSRTNDQITLNNASNGIISLSLLNNPATAVYNPDGSFAGPVTEQEIAYGIRNPIAEALNIDNTLTRNRFFGNLFAEFTFHENLTFRTEFGGDFGNNISDRFQPTFTYGALNRGENQLNVRRENNDFWIIKNLLTYNNTFGDNHDITALFGQEVQESKWEGVIAQDGNFVGNEMPVLGTGNANDFTDQYRGSSALESYFTRFIYSFNNKYNVTASLRADGSSKFAEGNRWGYFPSISASWRLSNEDFMQDFDAIQNIRLYGGYGEVGNQAIPNFAYGVRLNTINTGLGTGFEFANFENPGLTWESSTQTNLGLDFSLFDQRLNTTVEVYNKVSRDFLYQLAVTDFITGGNSPGAITAPWVNLGEMVNRGLDLTIAYSTAPEAALQWNSTLTFSHYKNEVNELLGDLTINGDISLNDSNQNITLTRVGDPVGMFYGYQVEGLFRTTEDFEGAAVQFGRPFEDALFGTTWLGDIKYKDINNDGVIDNDDRTVIGNPHPDFTFGFQNSLSYNNFDLSVFLQGSYGNDIFNAVDRTLTAANLYYVNQSPSVLDYWSIDNPDASAPRLARNDTPNINISDRYIEDGSYLRVQNITLGYNLSSNFAEKIGLNNLKIYGSVQNLYTFTNYSGYDPEVGAYNQNALLQGLDNGRYPSPRTYTLGLNVEL